One Brassica napus cultivar Da-Ae chromosome A1, Da-Ae, whole genome shotgun sequence genomic region harbors:
- the LOC106441518 gene encoding uncharacterized mitochondrial protein AtMg00810-like: MIDEFKSNMSNKFETSDLGLLTYYLGIEVIQHNGGISIKQASYAKKVLEETNMIDCNATQYPMDAGLKLSKAQEEESVDEKDYRRIIGCLGYLLHTRPDLSYAVGVLSRYMHEPKVSHWAALKQVLRYVKGTFAYGLNFTRTSKASWTLTGYSDSSHNVDIDDGRSTIGHMFYLNDCPITWCSQNQETVALSSCEAEFMAATEAAKQAIWLQELLAEVMEESYNGQVDVEHIAGSLQKADTLTKALGRLKFKEMRELVGVQDLKDSDFKFKGEKVRDKLEDSLNLKSY; the protein is encoded by the exons ATGATAGACGAGTTCAAGAGCAATATGTCAAACAAGTTCGAGACGAGTGATCTTGGACTCTTAACCTATTATCTAGGCATTGAAGTCATTCAACACAATGGTGGAATATCTATCAAACAAGCGAGCTATGCAAAGAAGGTTCTTGAAGAGACAAACATGATTGACTGCAACGCAACACAATATCCAATGGATGCAGGTCTGAAACTCTCGAAGGCACAAGAGGAAGAAAGCGTTGATGAAAAAGACTATCGCAGGATCATAGGGTGCTTGGGTTACTTGCTACATACCCGACCGGACTTGTCTTATGCCGTCGGTGTATTAAGTAGGTATATGCATGAACCTAAAGTCTCACACTGGGCGGCTCTAAAGCAGGTTCTAAGGTACGTGAAAGGCACATTTGCTTATGGTCTCAACTTCACGCGAACAAGCAAAGCAAGCTGGACGTTAACAGGGTATAGTGACAGTAGTCACAACGTCGACATTGATGATGGAAGAAGTACTATAGGCCATATGTTTTACCTGAACGATTGCCCTATTACATGGTGCTCCCAAAATCAAGAAACAGTTGCTCTCTCTTCCTGTGAAGCCGAGTTCATGGCGGCTACTGAGGCGGCAAAACAAGCGATTTGGTTACAAGAACTTCTTGCTGAAGTAATGGAAGAATCGT ACAATGGTCAAGTGGACGTGGAGCACATTGCTGGGAGTCTACAGAAAGCTGATACTCTTACTAAAGCCTTAGGAAGATTGAAATTCAAGGAGATGAGAGAGCTTGTGGGAGTTCAAGATTTGAAAGATAGTGACTTCAAGTTTAAAGGGGAGAAAGTTAGAGATAAACTTGAAGATAGCTTAAATCTCAAGTCATACTAA
- the LOC106443170 gene encoding uncharacterized protein LOC106443170 — protein MFWLVKSLLLYHFVFLVFKIFLLLSDASQAGASTSKGCIQMETNSRKDKKEIPVSSDDLGKSLSTTDKNNHIALIAETAITPNGKEKQNTVLTERIPGEKPKNKGKEKQESFSTPRTVSGQKGKGKASSSPPVLKPRMHVDMSSSQAAMSVEAVKNKVWLSLIAARNQNTYNRPVLPQICSQYIRT, from the exons ATGTTTTGGTTAGTAAAAAGCTTATTACtatatcattttgtttttttagtgtttaaaatatttttgttactgAGTGATGCATCACAGGCTGGAGCATCAACATCTAAAGGATGCATACAAATGGAAACCAACTCTAGGAaagataagaaagagattcCAGTATCATCGGATGATCTTGGTAAGTCCTTGAGTACTACTGATAAGAACAACCATATTGCACTGATTGCTGAGACTGCAATAACTCCAAATGGCAAAGAGAAACAGAACACTGTCCTTACAGAGAGAATCCCTGGTGAGAAACCGAAGAACAAAGGTAAAGAAAAGCAAGAAAGTTTCTCTACCCCGAGGACGGTCTCTGGTCAGAAAGGGAAAggaaaagcttcttcttctcctccggtTTTGAAACCCCGAATGCATGTGGATATGAGTTCATCACAAGCTGCCATGTCTGTGGAAGCAGTGAAGAACAAAGTTTGGCTTTCACTAATCGCTGCCCGGAATCA GAACACTTATAATAGGCCTGTACTGCCACAAATCTGCAGTCAATACATACGAACGTAA